A stretch of DNA from Anopheles nili chromosome 2, idAnoNiliSN_F5_01, whole genome shotgun sequence:
gcagcagcagcagcaggagcaagaagctcaccTCTTGGATTCCGGAGGAAGAAATTTGTTTTGGGAAAGCTACCACACGGGGGGAAGCCAAAAAGTTGTTCAAGATGTGGAACATGATGTGCGACGTGATGCCGACCATCTCGGAGGACAACATCTCCCAGCGGTCGTCCCAGTTTAGCGGCGAGGATGCCAACTTCGAGCAGCTGATGGTGTCCATGCTGGACGAGCGGGACAAGCTGATGGACAGCTTACGCGAGACCCAGCAGCGGATGGCGGACATGGAGATGAAAATCCAGGACGTGGAAAAGGAACGGGACAGTCTGCATCGTCAGATTGCGGCCAACTTGCCACAGGTGCGACCCCGGTGCAATGGCCAAACGAGCCACACCAGTTCTGCCCACGCAAGTCGCGTACTGCTGGGGTGTTTCtcgggcgcctccaccatgGCCTTGTGGCTGATGGCAGGAGAGACTCTACTCTGTTTACGGGATTGtgatttccctttttctgCTTCGTCCCTCATGCAGGAATTTTCCACACTAACCAAAGAGCTAACGCAGGCACGCGAGACACTGCTCGAGCGGGACGAAGAGATAGGCGAGCTGAAGGCGGAAAGAAATAATACCCGGGTAAGGCGTCGAGGTCAAATGCACGCGCGCGGTTGCCAAGAAATGTGCCCTCCGAAGTGGTCGCCTGAATGGCGCCGACCATATCGACGCCAGGATCCGCAATTCGGACCTGCCGGAGCGTCAtcatttccatcatcatcgcccggTCTGCAAGCTAGCCTATTGAATTGCATATTTTTTCGATCTCTATCCATGGACTGCAGCTCCTGTTGGAACATCTCGAGTGTCTGGTGTCCCGGCACGAGCGCTCGTTACGCATGACGGTGGTGAAGCGGCAGGCAGCATCCCAGAGCGGCGTTTCCAGCGAGGTGGAGGTGTTGAAGGCCCTCAAAAGTCTGTTCGAGCACCATAAGGCTTTGGATGAGAAGGTAACGAACAGGCGGAGTTGCTGCCGGTGTGGCCACCCACGCTCGAGCCCTCCGACCCAACCGTCGAAGCCCTTTTCCATGAACACTCCTTCGTCCGGGTGTGCGCGCGTGAAGTGAAGCGAGGTGCAGAAGAAGAATGATTAATCGTGAGTGCGATTGTGCTTGCGTGCGTGGTGTGcgagtggtgttttttttttcaatgtatGTGATCCGCGGGCTGTTATCATCGGGATAGATGTGGGGCCAGAAGTAATGCACCTAAGATCGTCATCCCACACGATTACGCACGCACGATGCttatggtttttatttgcattttggtCTCGAATGACGAAGAAACTGGAACTTTTTGCCAGTAGCTCGAGTTGGGCGATGCGTGAGCGTAGCTGGTATGTTTGAGTTTGTTATTTGCGGCTCGGTTCGTTGTAAGGCGTGGATATATTTATCGGCAAATGTGTGTGACTAACCGATCAATTTAAAACTTCAGTGTTTGCCGCTCGCTATCTCAACACTTATGCAAACTCTAGTGAACTCACCGCAAGCATATCAGTCAGCCCTAGTTTGTTATCATATCAAACTGTGTCCGGTGTGGCGCGTAAACCCGTGTGTGAGCCTCATCCATAACAAGACTTAATTTGCCATCGTCTTAAGGTCTCTGTTACTTAAGGATCATGCATTCCATGACgccgatcgaaacgaaatgaaaaggaaTTCTTGCATTTCTTTGTTCGTGACGTTTGAATAAACTTTAACCAGAACATGCTAAAATCATTTCTAGGCAGCAAAGCTGGCAACGTTTGATTcgttatatatataaaatgtCTCCCTAAATTTTCAGGTTCGAGAAAGGCTCCGGTTATCGATAGAAAAGAATAATGAGCTGGAGGAAGAACTCAACCAAACCAAAGAGGAGgtattcgttttgtttgtgatcTGATCTTAAGGCCTGGTGGCTAATGGTGCTTCTTTATTGCAATCTCTTGTCTTTTCAGCTTCAACAATACAAATCAGGTGTACTGTCTAACCAATCCGATCCATCGTTGGACAGTAGCAGTGAAAAGAAGGTGCGAtgttaataatttaattattcatctATTCGCAGCAAGTTGTGAAGAATATCGGTTGATTTGCCCTATAGATGAAGATCGAAATTTATTCATATAATTATTTGCTATGGTTTATGGCTAAAATGTCCTACCAATATCGTTatcgctttccattttccattccaggaCGCATTGAAAAatggtgaagcaaacgaaaccattGACTACAGTGCGAAAACGCATGAACTACAGACGATTATTGAGAAACAAACGGCAGAGCTATCCCAGTGGCAGCGACGAGTCTCCGATCTCAACACCAAGATCAACGAGATGGAAGACAACATGTGCAAACTGCAGAAGGAGTACACCAAGTCGCAAGAGGCATGCGTTAAGCTGCAACGCGATCTACGCGAGAACGTAGCTCAAAAAGAGGACCAAGAAGAGCGCATTGCGACCCTGGAGAAACGCTATCTAAATGCGCAACGTGAATCGACATCGTTACATGATCTAAACGAAAAATTAGAACAGGAATTGCGCCACAAAGAGGCTCAGCTCAAGGTAACGCTCGCTCAGCTGCAGGCAGTTTGCTTGACAATCATTCCATATTCATTCTTATATTTACAGCTACAAGAAGGCAAAATAGCTGCCATACAGGAGAAACTTGAACTTTCAGAACAAAAGTTGGCACAATTTTCAAAACTGCCCGAAATGGAAGAGCAACTTAAGGCTCGCATGGAGGCCCTTACACAGGTAGGCAAGAAGGTAGGCTAACAAAAACAGACAGATCGGGTCAAAATTATTTTCGATTCAATCCTTTTATAAACCCTCCTAAGACGCACTCCAGCTATCTTTCATTAGAAAATAGTGGCTGAAAgatagaacaaaaaagaaaaagtaatgCATGAAAATAGGCATGAATTAGAAATCCTTAAACTACTAACAAAGCCCGTtcatttaaagaaaaatgcttatataattttgtttttttaatttctttacGTAAAAGGCTCAAGAGCGGCACGGTTCAGCAGAGGATAGAATCACTCGCCTCGAGAACAATGTGGAAGAAAAGAACGCAGAAGTTATGCGCCTGAATCAAAGACTGAAAATGAACGAGGAACACAATCAGCGGCTATCCTCGACGGTGGACAAATTGCTTGCGGAGTCCAATGATCGGTTACAGGTGCATTTGAAGGAACGTATGACGGCGCTCGAGGAGAAGAACACGCTCTCGCAAGAGCTCGACAAGGCACGCAAGTATGCCGAGGAACTGTGCCAGGAAAAGTCCGACATGCTCAAGGAGATCGCCAAGAACCGACTCGAAATGGAGACGTTCAAGCGGCAAATCTTGCAACAGGTGCGCATTCTTTTCCAAACCTCTTGTCGAGGTGTGAACTAATTTTCTACTGTTGCCATTTAAATCACCAGGAAATCGCATACAACATCCAGCAAACGGAAGCACTAACCAGGAGTTTATCGCCAAATGCGGTCGGCAACCCTTCAGCCAATAGTGGGTTCTCTCGAAGTGGCTCGACCACGTTCAGCACTCATAGCTTGCGGCGGAACAAATCTACCTTGGAGGAAGAACACTTTAACCGCTCTATGGCGGAACAGGACTGGACCAAATTGCAGCACATGACTAATGCACAAGTATTTGACGGTAGCGTGCTGGAGGGAGCCGACGAAGCGGACAATCTATTCGGTACTGGCGATATCATCTCGCCTACTGGTCACACCGATGCACAAACGTTAGCCATCATGTTGCAGGAGCAGCTCGACGCAATCAACAACGAGATCAGGTAATCCGAATGGAATCCGGATTCGTCTGCAGGGAAGTATCGTTTAATGCGAAACATGTCTTGTATTGCAGGTTAATACAAGAGGAAAAACAGTCTACTGAAGCACGGGCAGAGGAGCTGGAATCTCGTGTCGGAAGTTTGGAACACATGAATCTTCTTGCCCGTGGCCGTTCAATGGATCGCCAAAGTCCACCATTAAGTGGTAGCAGCACACCAAACAGTCCGAATCGAGACTATCTTCAAAAGTATCACACGGTAGGTGAATGTTTAGTATGGTCACCACCTGCCATTCCTTTATACCTATATCTTTGCTTCtaaatttatcatttgttttgaatacggaaatgattcatttttgTACGAATCGAGCTTCCAAATTTTGGCATagtgcagaagaaaaaaagtaaagtaaCTTAAGAACATATAATTTATAGTCCTTTTGGACAATTTTCGATGCCACTGGCACAAATGCCGTTCTGCATTCTTTGAGCACTTCTGTTTGTAATTTAGTTTGTAAGAATTTGTAGATTTCTTTCTCTATACACGTGTGCTTATCGTTACAGGCGCCAGCGTCGATGTCGCCAGCGCATTTGCATCAATACGTTTCCACTTTGAATCAAGTTCCGATGTCCGAATCGTTACCCTCTAGCCAAGTGAGTGGTTCCGGGGATGAAGACACCTAGATCGAACTTGCTACCGCTTATCGAATTGGACGGGAATCGGGAAAAGATTGACGCTTtttgcgtgattttttttatgatttatcaATTGGCAATTTGCTTGTGTAATTTCTCTCTTCTGAagttttgttaattttatttgttttacaaaatcaattttcatttgtagCAACTCAATTTGATGTTGTTTGCCACGCTTTAATTGTTTCCCGGATGGGAGGGAATTTTGTAGCAGCTTTGTGAAGACATGTACGCAGGACTACATTAGATTGCCTTACGTGTGTTTGTTACTTCATATTTCTTCTTTGGTTGATCTGATTCTCTTGGTTTGATGATGACAAAATTGTTTGATATTTGATTTCTGCAACTGCTTATAATTTGATTTCTTTAACTAACATTTTTATATTTGTTGCACAGGTACAACTGGCACATCTGCAATCAGaaatgcaacagcaacacgatGACATGAGCAATGCTGATCACGATATATCTGGCGGTGGTGTATGCGCTGGTGATACAAGTTCAGGTGGAACCATCTCACCAGCCACAGCCCGTACAATGCGATTGGAACGGTTCGCACTTGCCCTAGCGCACAGCCAAGAGGAACTTAAACGGTAAAAACATATAACGCACATTTAATGGAATATTTTATACATTAGCCTTAAATTTCTATCATTACATTCCTATGGTATGGTATCTCATTTGCTTTGCACGTTTTATTATGTCTTCTGGAATTGCTGCGCTATCCAATGGATGCTGTCGCTGGGTTGTCACATTGGTAGGCGATCGCAAGGTGTCGTGCATGGATCGGAGTTTCCAGGCGAATCCAGGTCATTATCATTTAAGTTGTTTCCTTCCAAATCGTCTGCCCAGTTTCATGACATTACAAAACCGAATCGCTACAACAGTACGCTGACCAGTGCCATGTTACATACTCGCATGCAGCGCTTTCAGAACGTGTCTAGGTTATTGAGCAATCCTTCAGTTTGTAATCAGCGCCATCTTCAGCCCGCTCATCAACATCTTCATCGGCCTCATCCCCAATTCATCGTTGGTCGTGTACCATCCCGTGGGAGGATGAAACGACGGTTTCCTCCAGCCACGTTTGTTTCAGGACGGGAGCCATTAGTGGCACCTCGCCACCAACACTATCAGCATTATTACCACAATCATCCGTACTATTCGAGTCGTTGCTATTACTATTCACAACCATTCCCAGCGACGAGCGGTTCTCATTTACCCCATTTACAGCCATCACTACAGCAGCGGTATGCTCAACAACGATTTCATTTACCTCATCCATCTGTCCGCTTGTTGCGAAGGCAAGCCGGGGAGAACGTTACATCTCGCCCCTATACGCAACATTCTCTGCAGGAGCAACTGTTGCGCGCAAACGTATTCGATTCCAACAGGGACGTACGGCGAAATTCGCGACAGCTTCCTCCTAGCAGTGCACGTATGCTCCGGCTGACTCCACCTTTTGGCCTTAGCAGCGGCAACAGCTGCTCGGCAATTAGACCACAACCGCAAACACGGTCCTTTTTGCGGTTGAATCTGAAGCGTGAGCTGACGTGCTCATTCCCACGTCTCATATCAAATATGCCACTGATTGGGACTACCAACGAATCCATGATTATCATAAACAATTCCCCGTTTGCTTTAAGCGATCATAGGTTTGGCATATTGCACCATTGTCACATGTCTGATTCGTATGTTTAGCAATCAAGCTTTTCAACAGACGCGAAGGTAACAGAAAGACACGCATATCGTGGAGATGCGCTGATTGCcctattgctgctgctgggtatTTTCCCCTCTAACATTATGGGGTAAACTGACGAGGACATTTAAAATGCCCAGGGATATTGTGTGCATAGCAGAATCAATTAGATACTGCACGTAACTTATGTGATGTGTCCTCGTTCGTTagtgagaacaaaaaaggataaatgAGTTAGGGACCAAATGCAATAAATGTGCGTAACGAAAGGGCGAATCTGTTATTCATCAGATCTGAGTGCTCCTTACTCTAGTCATATTCAATTGAGCATTGTTGCTTCACAATGTGTctgaaatttgtttgaaattaaaaatagagTATGTATGtctttgatatatttttttgggaATTTTATTGTATTTGAATTGTGTTGTGGCGTAGGTTATGCAAACttctcgatgatgatgatgctatATGTCATGGtgtagtttgtttttccggatgtggtttatttttctttattagtTAAAATACAGCACAATATTCATCTCATTAACCAACAAAAGTAGGTCAGAGAAAGAGATATCGTTATTAAAGGCATAACATATGGTGTAagtcaacttttttttatctccataCCCATATACATTTGTGATCCTACCGCGCTAGTAAATCCTCGGATCTAGTGTACAAGATCAACCGAGTCACAATCACATGCGTCTAACCTTAAGCTCATTATTGTAAAATTATCACAAAAGTCTGCACCACATGGCATCGAAACAGTGCCAGCTTGCTCGGTCCATATGTTGTATAAACTGCTTGATAAAACCTGTCCCTTGCTGAAGCAAACATGATTTTCCCATAAGTATGATAGTTGCTAGTACATTTTGGGAATATGAAACTTAACGGCAAAAATATCGTGCTATGCTATGCTAAGAACGAGATAAGTTCAACGTCGAAATACCCTTCGCAAACCCTTCTCCGTTTATCCTTTGCTACCCTCGTGCTAATGAGTTGTTCTATTGGAAAAAGGTAGCGTTTGGTTGTGCGATTTTAGTTGACAACAACAGAAAGTAGTGCCATTCAGGAATCCAAATTGGTGCCATTCAGGAATCAAATGATAATCGAATTTaacgaatgtttttttgtggtcTCGTTACAGAAATCATTTTGTGGCCAGCAATAACTACGGGATGTCACCGTTAAACTCACGGCACGGCAGCCAGGAATCATTAAAGCATTTAAGTATGGTTAGCTCACTAAGTTCTCTACAAACGCCAACAGCCAGCCGAGGAGGAGATGCGGTATCGGCGGCTCAGAAGAAGAAGGGCATCAAATCGAGTTTGGGACGATTCTttagtaaaaaagaaaaggtaaCCAGAGCCGCAATGATGTAACAAACGATCCGTAATTGACATTGTCAACTAACATACTGTTGAACAATGTACCTCCAGGTaaagggtggaaaagattCCTCAATGCCAGACGGCTCTACTAGTATGATGTCGATGAGCGGGCTTTCGCTGATTAGCGATATCGATTCCACATACGACAATATCAGCGTTTCCGGATACCGACCTCCGGGAAAGTCCAATCCGGTCGATTACACGcggcagaagaagaagtaagTCAAACAAGACCTTACGGCGTTGATCGTTGTCGTTTCATTTCAACAATCCTTTGCATCTAACTTACCTAGGGAGCACGATTATCGGCACGATCTATTGGGTGAAGCGATGAAGGCCGGCACCCCGTTCGCCCTGTGGAATGGTCCTACGATTGTAGCCTGGCTGGAACTGTGGGTTGGTATGCCGGCCTGGTATGTGGCGGCTTGCCGTGCCAACGTAAAATCTGGTGCCATCATGAGCGCGCTTAGCGATACGGAAATACAGCGGGAGATTGGTATCAGCAATCCGCTGCATCGGTTAAAGTTACGTCTTGCCATACAAGAAATGGTTTCCTTGACATCTCCGTCAGCACCGCAAACCACGCGGACGACGCTGGCATTCGGTAGGATCTCATTACAGGCGCGCTTGCCGTGCTAGTAAAGGGTTCGATGAGGGTAACTCtcttccgtttcgcttttcacaGGAGATATGAATCACGAGTGGATAGGAAACTATTGGTTGCCTAGTTTGGGTCTACCTCAGTACCGTACTACGTTCATGGAGTGTCTAGTTGACGCTCGTATGCTAGATCACCTCAATAAGAAGGACCTGCGCGGTCAGCTCAAGATGGTGGATAGTTTCCATCGGACAAGCCTACAATTTGGTATCTCCTGTTTGAAGCGGCTGAACTACGATCGTGCTGCCTTGGAAGAACGGCGCAAAGCGTCAGAAAGCAGCCTCAGTGATGTTCTCGTCTGGACGAACGATCGCACTATGCGATGGGTACAGTGCGTTGGTCTGAAGGTGATTATTTATTCACGCCTTTATTGCCAATGCTTGACATTATTCAACTTCACTGTGCGCTTTGTCATTTTGCAGGAGTATGCCAACAACCTATTGGAGTCTGGTATACATGGCGCATTGATAGCGTTAGATGAAAGCTTTGACGCTAATTCCATGGCCCTAGCTCTGCAGATtccaacacaaaacacacaggTAAGCGCTTTTTGAACTGCGTTTTTGTGACAACATACTTATTGCGTGCTGTTTTTCTTATACCGATTGCTTACGTTTTTTCAGGCTAGACAAATTTTAGGCACGGAATTTAACAAACTTCTCGAACTGTCGACTGAACGGCGTACAGATCGGGAATCAATCAAATCTTGACATAATCCTAGTCATCCTAGTCTAAATGGATAACAAGTATGATAATATTAATAATGATGATAATATAAAGTAAAAacattaataataataattataataataatatagcattattattacgaataatgaaaatattaataaaagtAATGATAATATAACGATAATACCTACCTACTAACAGACAGACCACTGCTAGAAAGTTGACGCGTTTGGGCAGACTCCGCCGTAGGTGCAATGTGAGGAGACGGGCACAAGCAAGGATGAAAACGtgttaaataacagaaatggGAATGAAAGTATTTTACGGGAATAATAAACACAAATAATGCTATAGCAAAACACAGGACGCATGGTGACAGTCgaatatatctatatatataaatatatatatatatatatatatatatatatatatatatatatatatatatatatatatatatatatatatatatatatatatatatatatatatatatatatatatatatatatatatatatatatatatatatatatatatatatatatatatatataaacaaagATACATACCAGCAGCATTAGCATCAAATAATTTAGTAGACAAAGAGGATTTAAACAAGAACACAGGAATGGGGACTGGGGTAATGATATAATAGAGGGAAacaattatatatatatacgtattATATATACATGTACGTCAGGTGGGACCTACCTGTGCAAAAAAGCAGAAGTATCTATGCGTGGGGAGAAAGAGGGCACGAGCTAGATGGCGACGGCGAGTGGCAATAAAGGCTAGAGAAAAATGATTAAGGAAAGGTGCGACTAGCCGAAACAACTAGAAGAAACTTTCGTAACACCTGCTACAAAATTGGCATACGTTTGAGGTAACCGCTCGTATCATAGGGTTGAAACGAGGAAGGAAAGCTCTGGATGTAGACGAGCTGTCCAATCACTATGTATATGAACACATATAAAGGGCAAAACAATGACCAGTTGTGCATAATGGGACTGCTTAGGAAGCGGAATGGATACGGAGGGCACATTTCAATACGCTGAAACAAGCTAAAAGGGCCGATGCAAAACCTATCGCTATTGTAAAGATATACTTATAATCTAGCATGAAAACAGGACAAACTACGGAAGAATCCAACAAAGAAAccaagaaacaaacaacaaatacaAAATGCAATGCATCTGTGTTCGATAACATGAAACGAAACCAATGTGTCCTCATTGTAGCGTGTGTTCTAAtgtatttatgtttttaattatttgccCTAGGTTAGGTTGACATAGCAAGATCGCTTCGGAAGTGAAGTTAGGACATTTACGCATCGGACATAATGATTGATCTGTGATATACACAACTTAGGGCGGTTGGTATGATCGCTATTGTTCGCTCATTGAACCGTCGATGCCCACTAAAGAACAAATTAAGCTATGGATCAATAACCCTTAAAAACATAGTTGGCTAGATTTCTATCTCATTGCTAATAAGTGGATGCTGTGGAATGGTTCCCACGTAGCGTTGTCTATGGgccaattttttttgcagccgCTGCCGCTTCTGTTGATACAGCAGGGACTGTTCCGAACGCAGGTGCGCATAGGCAGCCTCGTACGTACCATGCATCGGAATCGGATTTTCAAAGGACGGTTGCGCAATCGGTTGGAGCGTCTCACGAATGGTCGATCCTCCAGCAGCGGCTTCTTGGCGTTTAAGTAGAAGTGCCTGCTGCTTCCGACGGTTCATTTCACTGATGCGATGAGCCACTTTGCTTGTGTCATCAGCGTTGTCATGGCAGTGCAGGTTCTTGCGGATCACGTAGTACACACTGCGGTTGTTAATCCCTTGCGAAGGTTCGCTGCATCTTGGCGTTAGTTTGTTACTGTACACGTAAGAAGGAAAGGCGCCTTCAGAAGGTGCCGATACCCGCAGCCGATTAGTGGCAGCCTGGCGCCACTGACCCATAGTGCAGGAACACTGCCAGGGGTTCTCGATCAGCCGCACAATCTGCACCCCCGGAGTTAAACGTCGGAAGAAATCAGTAGGCAACTGCGTTAATCGGTTGCCATGGAGATACAACTCAAGCAACTGCAGCTGTTCATCGAACAGCCCGACCGGAAGTTCAGCAAGTTGATTATACGACAGATCGATGATGCGTAGACGCTTTACCCCGAAAAACGCGTCCATCGAGACAGCCCCGATGGCACAGCGGGATGCGTACAGCTCGGTGAGATTCTTCATTTCAGCGAAGCTGTCGTACTCAACGAAGGAAATATTGCCCTGCACCAGCCGGAGTGTGCGAAGGGTTCGGAGTCCGCGGAACAGGTACTGATGGAGAGCGGGCATCTGCAGGTTGCGGATCTCGAGCAGCTCCATCTGGGCCAATCCTTGGAATGGTTTGGGAGTTGCGATCTGCAATCCGACCATGTCGCTGCCGATGAACAGCGACCGTGTCATGTTAGCAATGGCGAACGAACTGTCGAAAACGTACTCGATCGGGTTCTGACGCAAGTCGAGCTTGGAAAGCTTCGGGAACGGTGGGAAAGTCAGCTCCGACACCCTTGAGATGTTGTTGGCAGATAGATCGAGTACCTGAAGCTCGAGCAGTCCGGCAAGCGAGTAGTAGCTAACCTCCAGCAATCGGTTTCCAGCGAGTGATAAAAGCCCCAAGTTGGGTGCACCATAGAACGCGAACGGTGGCAACACCTTCAGGTTGTTGTGCTGCAACGAAAGCCGTTGTAACCGCTCCAGGCCATACAGAAAGTCGGGATGCAGCGATTCCAGCTGGCAGTCGTGGATTGCCAGGGCTGTCAGGTTGGTAAAACCGTAGAACGAAACATTGCTCGTGCTGGCCAAGTCTCGCTTGTACACCTCGTACGGAACGATTTCAAGCTCAAACGTCTCGGTTAGGGAGTCGGCTCCACCGACATCACCATTCGTTGGCTCTTCGTCCTCGCGGGCGATCTGGTAGGCTTCGTTTACATTGCCATTTCCAATAGGCGACAGACCCATCTCAGCCAAA
This window harbors:
- the LOC128721430 gene encoding liprin-alpha-1, which gives rise to MWNMMCDVMPTISEDNISQRSSQFSGEDANFEQLMVSMLDERDKLMDSLRETQQRMADMEMKIQDVEKERDSLHRQIAANLPQEFSTLTKELTQARETLLERDEEIGELKAERNNTRLLLEHLECLVSRHERSLRMTVVKRQAASQSGVSSEVEVLKALKSLFEHHKALDEKVRERLRLSIEKNNELEEELNQTKEELQQYKSGVLSNQSDPSLDSSSEKKDALKNGEANETIDYSAKTHELQTIIEKQTAELSQWQRRVSDLNTKINEMEDNMCKLQKEYTKSQEACVKLQRDLRENVAQKEDQEERIATLEKRYLNAQRESTSLHDLNEKLEQELRHKEAQLKLQEGKIAAIQEKLELSEQKLAQFSKLPEMEEQLKARMEALTQVGKKAQERHGSAEDRITRLENNVEEKNAEVMRLNQRLKMNEEHNQRLSSTVDKLLAESNDRLQVHLKERMTALEEKNTLSQELDKARKYAEELCQEKSDMLKEIAKNRLEMETFKRQILQQEIAYNIQQTEALTRSLSPNAVGNPSANSGFSRSGSTTFSTHSLRRNKSTLEEEHFNRSMAEQDWTKLQHMTNAQVFDGSVLEGADEADNLFGTGDIISPTGHTDAQTLAIMLQEQLDAINNEIRLIQEEKQSTEARAEELESRVGSLEHMNLLARGRSMDRQSPPLSGSSTPNSPNRDYLQKYHTVQLAHLQSEMQQQHDDMSNADHDISGGGVCAGDTSSGGTISPATARTMRLERFALALAHSQEELKRNHFVASNNYGMSPLNSRHGSQESLKHLSMVSSLSSLQTPTASRGGDAVSAAQKKKGIKSSLGRFFSKKEKVKGGKDSSMPDGSTSMMSMSGLSLISDIDSTYDNISVSGYRPPGKSNPVDYTRQKKKEHDYRHDLLGEAMKAGTPFALWNGPTIVAWLELWVGMPAWYVAACRANVKSGAIMSALSDTEIQREIGISNPLHRLKLRLAIQEMVSLTSPSAPQTTRTTLAFGDMNHEWIGNYWLPSLGLPQYRTTFMECLVDARMLDHLNKKDLRGQLKMVDSFHRTSLQFGISCLKRLNYDRAALEERRKASESSLSDVLVWTNDRTMRWVQCVGLKEYANNLLESGIHGALIALDESFDANSMALALQIPTQNTQARQILGTEFNKLLELSTERRTDRESIKS
- the LOC128730280 gene encoding insulin-like growth factor-binding protein complex acid labile subunit, whose amino-acid sequence is MFLFYRHSFLHRPQLLHVSEAHERPFDLTDCPAECLCDQVQPESFHFNNKTTFTVRRDAVRLDSDGMSLHALCMIRQSSGFKNVEDYLPSDTAVLKIVYASQTEQYQLNASSLARFTHLRELHVQSLKSQLLRFSLDGVLPVERLHLEALELIRTEPPTVLDRMAPSLAEMGLSPIGNGNVNEAYQIAREDEEPTNGDVGGADSLTETFELEIVPYEVYKRDLASTSNVSFYGFTNLTALAIHDCQLESLHPDFLYGLERLQRLSLQHNNLKVLPPFAFYGAPNLGLLSLAGNRLLEVSYYSLAGLLELQVLDLSANNISRVSELTFPPFPKLSKLDLRQNPIEYVFDSSFAIANMTRSLFIGSDMVGLQIATPKPFQGLAQMELLEIRNLQMPALHQYLFRGLRTLRTLRLVQGNISFVEYDSFAEMKNLTELYASRCAIGAVSMDAFFGVKRLRIIDLSYNQLAELPVGLFDEQLQLLELYLHGNRLTQLPTDFFRRLTPGVQIVRLIENPWQCSCTMGQWRQAATNRLRVSAPSEGAFPSYVYSNKLTPRCSEPSQGINNRSVYYVIRKNLHCHDNADDTSKVAHRISEMNRRKQQALLLKRQEAAAGGSTIRETLQPIAQPSFENPIPMHGTYEAAYAHLRSEQSLLYQQKRQRLQKKLAHRQRYVGTIPQHPLISNEIEI